Proteins from a single region of Candidatus Parcubacteria bacterium:
- the dtd gene encoding D-aminoacyl-tRNA deacylase (Derived by automated computational analysis using gene prediction method: Protein Homology. GO_function: GO:0004045 - aminoacyl-tRNA hydrolase activity [Evidence IEA]; GO_process: GO:0008152 - metabolic process [Evidence IEA]) gives MRAVIQVVSEAQVEVGDQIVGVIKEGLVILLAISQTDQAEEAVKLAKKISQLRIFPDAQGKINLDLAATGGEALVISQFTLYGKVNRGQRPNFSEAAPASLAVPLYEKFISTLRDLGFKVATGHFGALMTVSLKNEGPLTLIVDTNN, from the coding sequence ATGCGCGCCGTCATTCAAGTCGTTAGCGAGGCTCAAGTTGAAGTCGGTGATCAGATAGTGGGAGTGATTAAAGAAGGCTTAGTCATTCTCTTGGCCATCTCCCAAACCGATCAGGCTGAGGAGGCCGTTAAACTCGCTAAAAAAATTAGTCAGCTGCGTATTTTTCCAGATGCTCAAGGAAAAATCAATTTAGATTTAGCGGCCACTGGCGGCGAGGCTCTGGTGATTTCTCAATTTACTTTATATGGTAAAGTAAATCGAGGTCAGCGACCAAATTTTTCGGAGGCCGCGCCCGCTTCTTTGGCGGTGCCGCTCTATGAAAAATTTATTAGCACTTTACGAGACTTAGGCTTTAAAGTGGCGACCGGCCATTTTGGCGCTCTGATGACTGTCTCTCTAAAAAATGAAGGACCACTAACCCTCATAGTGGACACTAATAATTAA
- a CDS encoding glycosyltransferase family 1 protein (Derived by automated computational analysis using gene prediction method: Protein Homology. GO_function: GO:0016757 - glycosyltransferase activity [Evidence IEA]) produces the protein MKIAVDIRVLMDQQYSGISEYVYYLLRSWLDNHSEHEYIFYYNSWRPLPRELFSWVKGRVTFKRTRWPNKIFNYFLQFLWRRPKLDQLVGPVDIFWSPHLNFSNFGQSATLKVLTVHDLSFLRYPEFFTRRKNFWHRFLRLKKLVAQYDFIVAISENTKQDLIELLGVTAEKIKVIYSGVNQDSAMLTPEEIRDFRIKNDLNSHFILYLGAIEPRKNVQGLIEAYERLRDKRLDLSNYNLVLAGAKGWKNRAIYRQASNSLYKDDIKFLGYVSREERNWLYNQATLFVYPSYYEGFGFPPLEAMNHGLPTITSDASAIPEVVGDAALTVNPYSVIDVTHALETLLEDESLRLYFSERGRLRAAWFSWPETAKNYFSLFQELYARRHSSR, from the coding sequence ATGAAAATAGCCGTTGATATTCGAGTTTTAATGGATCAGCAATATAGCGGAATCTCCGAGTATGTTTATTATTTGCTGCGTTCCTGGCTTGATAATCATTCCGAGCATGAATATATTTTTTATTATAATTCCTGGCGACCCTTACCGCGAGAGCTTTTTTCTTGGGTCAAAGGGCGAGTAACCTTTAAAAGAACGCGCTGGCCTAATAAAATATTTAACTATTTTCTCCAGTTTCTCTGGCGGCGGCCAAAACTAGACCAGCTTGTCGGCCCGGTGGATATTTTTTGGTCTCCACATCTTAATTTTTCTAATTTTGGGCAGTCAGCGACACTCAAAGTTTTAACCGTTCATGATTTATCATTCTTACGCTATCCGGAGTTTTTTACCCGGCGGAAGAATTTTTGGCATCGCTTTTTAAGATTAAAAAAGTTGGTGGCCCAATATGATTTTATCGTGGCTATTTCCGAAAACACCAAGCAAGATTTAATTGAGCTTTTGGGGGTGACCGCCGAAAAAATTAAAGTAATCTATTCTGGCGTCAATCAAGATTCGGCCATGCTCACGCCAGAAGAGATTAGAGATTTTCGGATTAAGAATGATTTAAATAGCCACTTTATTCTTTATTTAGGAGCGATTGAGCCGCGAAAAAATGTTCAAGGCTTAATTGAGGCCTATGAGCGTTTGCGCGACAAGCGCTTAGATTTGTCTAATTATAATTTAGTTTTGGCCGGCGCTAAGGGCTGGAAAAATCGCGCTATCTATCGGCAAGCAAGCAACTCGCTCTATAAAGATGATATTAAGTTTTTAGGCTATGTCAGCCGAGAGGAGCGGAATTGGCTCTACAATCAAGCCACCCTTTTTGTTTATCCCTCTTACTATGAAGGTTTTGGTTTTCCGCCGCTGGAGGCGATGAATCATGGGTTGCCGACAATTACTTCCGATGCCTCAGCTATTCCCGAAGTCGTCGGTGATGCCGCCTTAACCGTTAATCCTTATTCGGTAATTGATGTAACACATGCTCTCGAAACTTTATTAGAAGATGAATCTTTGCGCCTCTATTTTTCGGAGCGCGGCCGCTTGCGAGCGGCTTGGTTCTCCTGGCCCGAAACAGCCAAAAATTATTTCTCTTTATTTCAAGAACTTTATGCGCGCCGTCATTCAAGTCGTTAG